The proteins below are encoded in one region of Brassica napus cultivar Da-Ae chromosome A6, Da-Ae, whole genome shotgun sequence:
- the BNAA06G18760D gene encoding uncharacterized protein BNAA06G18760D, translating into MVETPSKIHQLLLLHSLIFFLTLSPSTQQEQETHHCSKINTTNLFLSPFSNQSIVAANLITCRSGRLYFKTSVGLFHVSSIDYTTKTLILSHSSGREKKVKKLGARVSLEVEGHLPDLCIACERPDGNCGVALRCLCHPKECKNKVVNYATKSRALLSSNSQLVLVFSIALFLIS; encoded by the exons ATGGTGGAAACTCCAAGTAAAATCCATCAACTTCTTCTCCTTCACTCTCTCATTTTCTTCCTAACTCTCTCTCCTTCCAcacaacaagaacaagaaaccCACCACTGCAGCAAAATCAATACCACAAACCTTTTCCTCTCCCCATTCTCAAACCAATCAATCGTCGCCGCAAATCTCATCACCTGCAGATCTGGAAGACTCTATTTCAAAACCTCAGTCGGTCTCTTCCATGTCTCTTCCATAGACTACACaaccaaaaccctaatcctTTCTCATTCCTcgggaagagagaagaaagtgaagaaacTGGGAGCAAGGGTTTCTTTGGAAGTGGAGGGTCACTTGCCGGATTTATGCATCGCCTGCGAGAGACCAGACGGTAACTGTGGAGTTGCTCTCAGATGTCTCTGCCATCCTAAAGAATGCA AAAACAAAGTTGTCAACTATGCAACGAAGTCGCGAGCTTTATTATCTAGTAACTCGCAGCTTGTTCTAGTTTTCTCCATTGCTCTGTTTCTTATCTCTTGA
- the LOC111198908 gene encoding uncharacterized protein LOC111198908 — protein MAMLQRYTQHRMTKWNVVMVVMIVMVAAMGGEAKQIRQRTWIGCFRYCSRNCSDTDGNCYEGCKIRCGGPTPTETNSR, from the coding sequence ATGGCTATGCTTCAGAGGTACACACAACACAGAATGACGAAATGGAATGTGGTCATGGTGGTAATGATTGTGATGGTTGCTGCAATGGGAGGAGAAGCAAAGCAAATACGCCAAAGGACTTGGATAGGTTGCTTTCGATATTGTTCTCGCAATTGCAGCGATACCGACGGAAATTGCTATGAAGGTTGTAAGATCAGATGTGGTGGTCCAACTCCTACAGAAACAAATTCAAGGTAG